The uncultured Paludibaculum sp. sequence AATTCCGCTCGCTCCCGGAACCGGACCCGGGTTTTGCGTGTGACGGCCATGGACCTATCGCGCCGTGGCCTCTACGATTTTGACGCTGGCACTCGCTCCGATCCGGCTCGCGCCGGCGGTGTACATGGTTTCCAGGTCTTCCAGCGTGCGAATGCCGCCGGACGCCTTCACGCCCATATCCGGCCCCACGATCTTGCGCATCAGCGCGACATCGTTGGCCGTGGCGCCGTGCTTGGAGAAGCCGGTGGACGTCTTCACGAAGTCCGCCCCCGCGATCTTGCACAGTGCGCACGCGATCGCCTTCTCCTCGTCCGTCAGCAACGCCGTCTCGAGAATCACCTTTAGAATTGCGCCGTTGCGGTGGCACGACTCCGCCACCAACTGCACGTCCTGCTTCACCGTCGAATGGTCGCCGCTCTTCAGGGCCCCGACATTCAGCACCATGTCGATCTCCTGCGCGCCCACCCGCACCGCGATCTCGGTCTCCGCCACCTTCGACGCCGTCGACGTGGCCCCCAACGGGAACCCAATGACCGTGCAAACCTTGACCGGCGTGCCCTTGAGCTCCGCGGCCACCAGGGGCACCCAGTACGGATTCACGCAGACACTGGCGAAGTTGTACTGTTTCGCTTCCTGGCAGACTTTGACTACCTCGGCGCGCGACGCTTCCGGCTTCAGAATCGTGTGGTCGATCAGCGCCGCTACCTTGGGGTCGATCTTCGTCAGCTTCTCACTGGCCGAAACGCGATCGGCACCGGCCGAGATGATGTTCTTCGTCTTCAGCGCGCACATCTGCGCGCAGCGCTGCACGCAGCCCGGGCACACGTCCTCTGACTCGTTTAGACCCTCCCGGCCCCTAATGCTGGAGGTGATGCTGGAGGCCGACACCGCTGGCGCGGACACAATGGGAGCCGTCCCGGCTCCGGCCAGGATCTGTTCGGCGATCGCCGCCGCTATGCTTTCGAGTTCTGCGCGTTCCACGTTGAATACGCTCGTTCGATCTCAGTAATCTTATCGATTCGACCCTGATGCCGGCCGCCGCCGTATGGGGTGGCAAGCCAGCTCCGCAGCACGTCCTCGGCTTGGCTCTCGGTGAGCATTCGCCCCCCTAAAGTGAGCACATTGGCGTGGTTGTGCTCGCGGCTGTTCCGGGCGGAAGCCCTATCATAACATAGGGCTGCGCGGATTCCGGGTACCTTGTTGGCGGCCATCGAGCTGCCGATTCCGGCCCCGTCCACGATGATTCCAAAGGCCGCTTTGCCCCCCGCCACCAGCTTGGCGACGGCATGCGCAATGTCCGGATAATCGGCCGCCTCTTCCTCGAAAACCCCAACGTCCACGGTGGTCCAGCCCAACTCGTCCAGAATCGGCTTCAGCCGCTCTTTCATGCGGAAGCCGCCATGGTCGGCACCAATGGCGATCTTCCTGTCCGGTTGCACCAGCCGCGCGATCTCCTCCTGGGGGAGTTCCACGATCTGGACGCCCCGTTCCAGGGCAAGGTCGCGGGCGGATGGGGTGAAGATCGAGCCCGGCGGCACGTGGAGCACACCCTCGCGGGGTACATCCTCCATGGTGACGACACGGCGCATCAGACTCGATGATCGCACAATGCGTGCGACCGCCCCGTCCCGATAGCGGATGCCTATTGACACACCGCCGTGCACACCGTATAACTATATCGAGGTTTGTACTAGTATGACGCCTGCCGGCCAACCCGCCCCAGAGGACCTTCTCCCCCTTACCCCTCTCGTCTTCCACATCCTCCTCTGCCTCGGTGATGGCGAGCGCCACGGCTACGCCCTCAAACGCGAGATCGCCCGCCGCACGGAAGGACACCTCAATCCCGGCGCCGGCTCCCTCTACGGCGCCATCCAGAAAATGCTCGACCAGAACCTGATCGAGGAGTCCGGCGAACGCCCCGATGCCCACCTCGACGACGAGCGCCGCCGCTACTACCGCCTCTCGGATCTCGGCCGTGCCGTAGCCCAGGCCGAAGCCGCCCGCATGCGTGCCCTTGTGGAACTCTCCGAAACCCGCTTCGGTCTCGGAGAACCCGCATGAATAGCGAGCGATTCTACCGCGCCCTGCTCCGCCTCTACCCGGTTCGCTTCCGCGAACAGTACGAACGCGAGATGATCAGCACGTTCCGCGAAGACCTCGCCGAAAACGGCCCGTCCGCCCGCCACTGGCTCCGCACGCTCGCCGACCTCGCTCTCACCGTGCCGGTGCGCCTCCTCGAAGAGGCCGCCCACGACCTCCGCCACAGCCTGCGCGTTCACGCGCGCCGTCCGTTCGTCGCCCTTTTCTCCGTCACCGCGCTCGCGCTGGGCATCGGAGCAGCCACCGGCCTCTTCGGAGTGCTGGATGCCATGCTCTGGCGGCCCTTGCCCTTTCAACAGCCAGACCGTCTCGTTGCCCTCCACATGTTCGCCAGTAGCGGCCGTCTGGCCGACTCGCCCGGCGCCCTCCATTCCTGGGTGAAGCAGAGCCCCTACCTGAAAGACGCCTCCGTCTTTCTCACCGACGCGCTCAATGTCACCGCCGGCGGCCGGACCGCGCGCCTCACCGTCTGTGAATCCTCGGCCAGCCTCTTCTCCCTCATGGGCGTACCTATGGCCTGGGGCCGCGGCTTCCTGCGCGAGGAAGAAACCCCGGGCCGCAACGACGTCGCGGTCATCAGCCATGCCTTATGGGATCAGGCCTTCGGCGGCGACCCGCGCGTCCTGGGCCAGATCATCCGCCTCAGCGGCATTCCCTTTCGCGTCGTCGGTGTAGCCCCGGCCGGATTCGACTACCCCGCCAAGGCCCAGCTTTGGACGCCCACGCTCTTCGAATTCGACCGCATTCCCAAGGAAGGCGTCATCTTCTGGCAGGTCCTGGGCCGTCTCAAGGATGGTCTCCCCCTCGTCCAGGCCCGCGACCTCTACCTTGCCGAATCCGCCCGCCTCGCCCCCAAACGCATGTCGGCCGACGAAGCCAATCGCTCCGACCTCCGCCCCTTACAGTTCGAACTCGCCGGACCCGCCCGCCGCTCCTCGCTCGTCCTCTTCGGAGCCGTCCTCTGCGTCCTCCTCATCGCCTGTGGCAACGTCGCCAATCTGCTGCTCACCCGTGTTCTCGACCGCCGCAAGGAGCTCCAGATCCGCGCCGCGCTCGGGGCCTCCCGCGCCCGCCTCTTCCAGCAGTTGCTCTTCGAAAGCCTGGCCCTCTCCCTCGCCGCAGGCCTCGCTGGACTCGCCGTCGCCCAAGTAGTCGCCCGCCTCGCCGCCTCCCTCTGGCCCGATCAGCCGCCTGCCCCACTCGACTGGCGTGTACTCGCCTTCGCCTGCGTCCTGTCCGTCCTCACCGGCCTCGTCTTCGGAGTCCTCCCCGCCTGGCACGTCAGCCGGCTCCAGACCACCAACACCACCCTCCGCGCCGGCGCCGCCCACGCCCCCGGAGCCCGACTCCGCCTCGCCCTCACAGGCCTCCAGGTCCTGCTCACTCTCGTCCTCCTCGCCGGTGGAGTCCAGCTCGGACGTCTCCTGCTGTCCATGCTCCACTCCGACATGGGCTACCAGACCGCTGGCGTCGCCACCCTCCGCGTCTCCGTCACCGGGACCCCCAGAGAGAAAGACACGCGCCAATCCGCCTACTACCGCGAAGCGCTCGACCGCCTCAAAACGCTGCCCGGCGTCGAAACGGCCGGAGCCGTCGACTACCTGCCCCTTGCCATGCAGCCCATCGGCGCGGGCGCGTTTCAGTCCGAAGACGGCCGCACCTCCGGACCCGCCATGGTCTCCGCTGCCTCCCCAGGCTACTTTGACGCACTTCAAATCCAGGTCATCGCTGGCCGAGCCTTCCGCGATTCTGATTCCGCTTCCTCTGAGCCTGTCGCCCTCGTCACCGAACGCACCGCCCGGGAACTCGGCGGCCCCGCCGCCATCCTTGGCCGCCTGATCCAGAGCAAGATGCGGAAGAAGAGCCTGCGTGTCGTTGGGGTCACCAGAACTGTCCTCCACTTCGGTCCCGGCTCCGAGCCCTTCGGCCAGATCTACGTCCCACTGGAGCAAACCCATCCCTCGAATGTGACCTTCGTACTGAAAACCCGTGGCCACCTGGACCGTCTGCTCGCCGCCGCCCGCCCCGCCCTCGCCTCTGTCGACACGCAGGTGCCCGTCTTTGCGGCCCAGTCCATGGACACCTATTGGGCTGAGCGTCTCGCCCAGCCCCGCATGTACACCGGAGCTCTCCTCGCCTTCGGCCTCTTTGCCGGATTCCTCTCCATCCTGGGGCTCTACGCGACAGTTGCTTACTCGGTCTCGCAACGGACGCATGAACTCGGAGTCCGCCTGGCGCTGGGCGGTACACCGGGCCTTCTTCGCCGCCTCATCCTGCGCCAATCGATGCCGGTCGTGCTGGCCGCACTATCAGTAGGAACCGCCGTCGCCCTGACGCTGGGCCGAGTCCTGACGGCGCTCATCTACCAGGCCAGGACCGTGGACTGGCGCGACTGCGCCACCGCCGCGCTCACTCTGGCCCTGGTAGCCACCCTGGCCGTACTCCTGGCCGCCCGCCGCATCGGGCACCTGAACCCCGCCCGTGTCCTGCGATCGGAGTAGCTTTCCCGGTTACACTATCTCCCATGCCCCATCCGCTCATCTACACCGCGCCCTATCGCCTGGGGCCCGCCGTGCATGATGAGCTGTTCCGACGCCTCGTCCGCTCGCGCGACTACCTTGCCGCCGGGCTGGCCCAACCCCTGCGCCTCAACGACGCCGCCCGCGAAGCCTGCCTCTCCCCCTACCACTACCATCGCCTCTTCACGCGGACCTTCGGCGAATCCCCACTCGACTTCCTCACCCGCCTTCGCATGGACGAAGCCAAACGCCTGCTCGCCCGCGAGCAACGGGCCGTCACCGACGTCTGCTACGCCGTCGGCTACGAGAGTCTCGGCTCCTTCAGCACCCGCTTTCGCAATCTGGTTGGCCAGTCTCCGTCGGAATACCAGCGCGCTCTCCGGCGCGTCTTTCCGGTGCCAGGCCTCGCGGTCCACCGCCACGTCCCCGCCTGCTTCCTGCAGTTCTACGGCGTGAAGCTCTTCTGAGCCCTTACTCGTTCCTCAGCCCGCAACCGCAGTTGCCACGCCTTCCCGCAGGAGCCGTTCGAGCGTCAGCCTGGGGCAGATGTGGTTGTGGATGTAGCTGAGCAGGTTCGTGGCGGTCTTGCGGATCAGACGCTCTATATTGGGGTCGGTGACCGCGCCCGCTTCGTCGAAGATCGTCTGCACGTTGGCGATGGATACCGGCATGGGCAGGGCGATGCCCCCGACATGCGAGACAATGCCGCGCAAGGACTCCAGCGACTTGATGGCGCCAATGGCTCCGGCCGCCACACCCAGCAAAGCCACCGGCTTGCCGGCCAGGGCCGAAGGGAAGCCCATGTTCTCAATGGCCAGCTTAATGACGCTCGAAAAGGAGCCGTGATACTCCGGCGTCGCCAGGATGACCCCCACGGCCTGATTGACGCGCCGCTGCAGATCGAGCGTACCCGGCGCGTCCCATCGCACGCCCGGCATGGGTAGATCCATCGATGCGGGATCGATGATGTCGACCTCCACGTGAGGATCCTTCCTCAGTTCATCGGCAACGAGGGCCACCACCTTGGACGTGAAGTTGCCGGGACGTGCGCTGCCAATGACGATCGCGATCTGAATCGGTCCTTCGGGAATGCTCATGTCCCGGTTAGATGGCGGAGCTCCCCGGAAAGCATCAGAACTCAAAGAGCTCGCCGATTCTTCAAGCGCACCCAACACGAAGTGCAGTGAGCCTATCATGGAGGGCAGCTAGGAGTAGATACCGTGCTGTTGTCGTGGTGGAGGTGGGATACCGTCACAATAGGCGGACTTATTGTGGGGTTCGCTCTCACGTTCATCGAGATTTACGTAGCGTATCGTCGCGGTAGACGTGGACCTTACCGCAGAGGAAGTGTTCGACCCAAGGACGAGGGCGGAGAAGACTGACACATCCGCGCCTACTTGTGCATTTCGTAGGATGTGAAGCCCCTCCAGTGCCCTACTCGTTCCGCAACGCCACCTGCGGATCAATCAACGCCGCCCGCCGGGCCGGCACAAAGCTGGCCAAGGCCCCAACGAAGAGGAGCGTTCCCACCGTCGCCGCCAGCGTCAACGGATCCGCCGGCTTCACTCCATAGATCTGACTCTTGATCAGCCCCGACGCCGCCAGCGCCGCCGGCAAACCCAACACTGCGCCCACCCCAATCAACACCAGCGACTCCCGCAGCACCATCCACAGCACATGGCCGCGAGGCGCGCCCAGGGCCATCCGGATCCCGATCTCGTTCGTCCGCCGTGTCACCGCGTAGGCCAGAGTCCCATAGAGCCCCACGGCCACCAGCACCAGCGCCACACCGCCGAAGACGGAACACAATACAGCGAACAGCCGCTCCGAACTCAACTGCTCCCGCAGCAGCGCCTTCTGGGTTATCGGCTCCACCAGCGGCAGCGTCGCGTCGATACCCCGCAGCGCCTGCCGTATCGCCGGCAGCACGGCTGCCGGATCTCCCTCGGTCCGCACTTCAAAGTACATCCGGCCCAGCACCACCGGCATGGCTGGATAGGCAATGTAGGCCGTCAGCACCGTTTCACTCTGCGGAGTGCTGTACTTGGCGTCGCCCGCCACGCCGATAATCTCCAGCGCCTCGCTCGGGTCGTACTTGGCGCTCATCTGGAAGTGGTGCCCCACCGGATTCTGGCCTGGAAAGAAGCGGCGCGCGAAGCTCGTATTCACCACCGCCACGCGCCGCCGCAACCGGATGTCCGCCCAGTCCGGGCCTCGCCCTTGGATCAATCTCATCTGCATGGTTTCAAAGAAGCTCGGCCCGATCGTGTTCCAGTGGGCCGACTTCTCCTCCTCGCCCGGCTTCGCCGTTCCGTCGGTCGACACGTTCGACTGGTTCACCCAGCCGGACAACAGCGCCAGTCCGGATGACGTCGCCGACCGTACCCCCGGCAGCGGCTGGATCACCTCCAGCGCCCGGTGATACAGCTCCAGCTTCCGCGACTCGTCGTACGCCGACGCCGGCGGATTCAGCGAGAACACCAGTACGTTCTCCGTCCGGAAGCCCAGATCCTGTCCCTCCAGGTTCCCCAGCGTCCGCAGAAACAGCCCCGCTCCTACCAGCAGCAGCACGGACAGCGCCACCTGCCCGGCCACCAGCGCCGGTCCCAGCGCCAGCCGCCGCACTCGCATCGTCACACCCGTCTGTATCCGCGATGGAGCCCGCGTCGCCCGAAGCGCTGGCGCCAGCCCGAACAGTAGCCCGGTCAGCACTGACAGCCCCAAACAGAACCCCAGCACCGTTCCATCCGGCTGGACGTTCAGATCCAGCGGCTGCGCTCCTCGCCCGTCCAGAAGCAGCAGCCCCCAACTGCCCCAGTACGCCAGCACCACGCCCAGTCCCCCACCAACGAGCGCCAGCAGCAGCGATTCCGTCAGATACTGCCGAATCAGCCGCCCTCGTAGCGCCCCTAGCGCCATCCGCACCGAGGTCTCCGTCTGCCGCGCCGCCGCCCGCGCCAGCAGCAGTGTCGCCACATTCGCGCAGGCGATCAGCAACACCAGTCCGGTCGCGCCGAACAGCAACCGGAGCGGCTTCGACAGCCGGCGCCGCAGTGAGTCCAGCCCGCGCCCGGCGTCGAGCAATTCCATCCCCGCAGCCACCTCCGGCTTGAGGCCCGGCTCAAGCGCCATCTGCGCCTGCCGGAACTGAGTGTCGAGCCGCGCCTGCGCCTGCTCTCGGGTTACGCCCGGCTTCAACCGGCCCACCATCATGCACCACCACCACGTCCTGTCGTCGAACATCCCGGCCGCCTTCGGCGACGAGTTGCCCCACGGCGCCAGCCCCGGCATCCGCCGCAGCGGCACCCAGAAGTCCGGCGGCAGTGCCGCATTGAGGCCGAAGAACTCCTGTGGCGCCACGCCTACCACCACAAATGCCTGCCCATTCAACGTGATCCTGCGCCCCAACACCGACGCGTTCCGCCCGAACTGTCGCGTCCAGTAGCCATGGCTCAGCACCACCACATTCGGAGCCCCCGGCCGCAGATCGTCATCGCCGATCGCCCGCCCCAGCACCGGCGCCACGCCCAGTCCGCGGAAGTAGTTGCCCGATACCATCTCCCCGCCGGCCGTCGACGGCTGCCCGCCCGAGATCACCGTCACGCTCTGCCGGTTGAAGCCCAGCGGAACGAACGCCATCAGTTCCGACAGCCCGGTGTCGCCGCGCCGCAACTCGCCGAGCATCGTGTGGGGCAGGGAAAGCTGGTTGAAGCCTGACGTCGACCACCGCAGTGTCTTCGGCAGCTTCTCACCGCCCCGGAATCCCAACTGCACCAGTTGCTCCGGCTGCGCCACCGGCAGCCGCCGCAACAGCACCGCGTTCAGTACGCTGAACAGTGCCGCCGGCGCCCCGATCCCCAGCGCCAGGCACGCAACCGCCGTCACCGTGAAGCCCGGCCTCCGCCGCAGTCCCCGCAGGGCGTACTTCAGATCCTGACCCAGCGCCTCCAGCCACGGCAGGCCCCGCTGGTCCCGGCAGCGCTCCTTCACCGGCTCCACCCCGCCCAGCCGCAGCGCCGCCACCCGCCGAGCCTCCTGGTGGTCCAGCCCGCCGCACTCCAACTCTTCGGCCATCATCTCCAGATGGGATTCGAGCTCCGCCGTCAGCTCGGCGTCCCGCCGTCCACCGCCGAGCAGTCCCGTCAGCCGGCTCGCCATCCGCCGCAGGTCCTTTCGATTCACTGGTTTTCTCCAGGCGCTGAGAGAAAGCGGGCCATGATCGAAGTGGTGGTCGCCCAATGGTTCTGCTCTGACGTGAGCTCCTTCCGGCCGTCTTCCGTCAACCGGTAGAAGCGCGCCTTCCGGTTGTTCTCCGAAACACCCCACTCGGACGCGATCGACCCCTCCTGCTCCAGCTTCAGCAGTACCGGATAGAGGGTCCCGTGGTTCACCGAGAGCAGGTCGTCACTGATCTGCTCGATGCGCCGGGCAATGCCATAGCCGTGCTGCGGGCCCATCATGTCCAGTGTTTTCATCACCATGAGGGCTAACGTGCCCTGCCATACATCGTTCTTGTCTTTCATTTACTTCTCCGCTGGGGATCCCACAAGAAGGATACGATTCTTCTTGTGGGGAAGCAATAGGAGGCCACCGAGACACAGGTTAATTTTTGGAGATACTCCCTTCCGGCGGCTCACTAGTTACACTAGAAAGCACGCTTGTTGACAAGCACTGCTATACTGTAAGAGTTTTCACTAGTCACCAAAGGAGGCCCCCGGAAGGCCATGGCTCTCGAAGAGAAGGAAAAACAGCGGCTGCTGAGTGTCACGCTTGGCAATATTGAGAAGCAGTTCGGCAAAGGCACCATCCAACGGCTTGGCTCGCACGATGCCATCGTTCCCGTCGGCGTCATCTCTTCCGGGTCGGTCTCCGTGGACTATGCGCTAGGCGTGGGCGGCTTCCCGCGCGGCCGCATCGTCGAAGTATACGGGCCGGAATCGTCCGGTAAGACCACCATCGCCCTCCAGGCCGTGGCGCAGGCGCAAAAGGTGGGCGGCATGGCGGCGTTCATCGACGTCGAGCACGCCCTCGATCCCATCTACGCCCGCAAGCTCGGCGTGGACGTGGATAACCTCCTGGTCTCTCAGCCGGACTACGCCGAACAGGCCCTGGAAATCACCTCATCCCTCATCAGCTCCAACGCCATCGACATCATCGTGGT is a genomic window containing:
- the deoC gene encoding deoxyribose-phosphate aldolase, whose protein sequence is MERAELESIAAAIAEQILAGAGTAPIVSAPAVSASSITSSIRGREGLNESEDVCPGCVQRCAQMCALKTKNIISAGADRVSASEKLTKIDPKVAALIDHTILKPEASRAEVVKVCQEAKQYNFASVCVNPYWVPLVAAELKGTPVKVCTVIGFPLGATSTASKVAETEIAVRVGAQEIDMVLNVGALKSGDHSTVKQDVQLVAESCHRNGAILKVILETALLTDEEKAIACALCKIAGADFVKTSTGFSKHGATANDVALMRKIVGPDMGVKASGGIRTLEDLETMYTAGASRIGASASVKIVEATAR
- the rpiB gene encoding ribose 5-phosphate isomerase B; its protein translation is MSIGIRYRDGAVARIVRSSSLMRRVVTMEDVPREGVLHVPPGSIFTPSARDLALERGVQIVELPQEEIARLVQPDRKIAIGADHGGFRMKERLKPILDELGWTTVDVGVFEEEAADYPDIAHAVAKLVAGGKAAFGIIVDGAGIGSSMAANKVPGIRAALCYDRASARNSREHNHANVLTLGGRMLTESQAEDVLRSWLATPYGGGRHQGRIDKITEIERAYSTWNAQNSKA
- a CDS encoding PadR family transcriptional regulator — translated: MTPAGQPAPEDLLPLTPLVFHILLCLGDGERHGYALKREIARRTEGHLNPGAGSLYGAIQKMLDQNLIEESGERPDAHLDDERRRYYRLSDLGRAVAQAEAARMRALVELSETRFGLGEPA
- a CDS encoding ADOP family duplicated permease is translated as MNSERFYRALLRLYPVRFREQYEREMISTFREDLAENGPSARHWLRTLADLALTVPVRLLEEAAHDLRHSLRVHARRPFVALFSVTALALGIGAATGLFGVLDAMLWRPLPFQQPDRLVALHMFASSGRLADSPGALHSWVKQSPYLKDASVFLTDALNVTAGGRTARLTVCESSASLFSLMGVPMAWGRGFLREEETPGRNDVAVISHALWDQAFGGDPRVLGQIIRLSGIPFRVVGVAPAGFDYPAKAQLWTPTLFEFDRIPKEGVIFWQVLGRLKDGLPLVQARDLYLAESARLAPKRMSADEANRSDLRPLQFELAGPARRSSLVLFGAVLCVLLIACGNVANLLLTRVLDRRKELQIRAALGASRARLFQQLLFESLALSLAAGLAGLAVAQVVARLAASLWPDQPPAPLDWRVLAFACVLSVLTGLVFGVLPAWHVSRLQTTNTTLRAGAAHAPGARLRLALTGLQVLLTLVLLAGGVQLGRLLLSMLHSDMGYQTAGVATLRVSVTGTPREKDTRQSAYYREALDRLKTLPGVETAGAVDYLPLAMQPIGAGAFQSEDGRTSGPAMVSAASPGYFDALQIQVIAGRAFRDSDSASSEPVALVTERTARELGGPAAILGRLIQSKMRKKSLRVVGVTRTVLHFGPGSEPFGQIYVPLEQTHPSNVTFVLKTRGHLDRLLAAARPALASVDTQVPVFAAQSMDTYWAERLAQPRMYTGALLAFGLFAGFLSILGLYATVAYSVSQRTHELGVRLALGGTPGLLRRLILRQSMPVVLAALSVGTAVALTLGRVLTALIYQARTVDWRDCATAALTLALVATLAVLLAARRIGHLNPARVLRSE
- a CDS encoding AraC family transcriptional regulator gives rise to the protein MPHPLIYTAPYRLGPAVHDELFRRLVRSRDYLAAGLAQPLRLNDAAREACLSPYHYHRLFTRTFGESPLDFLTRLRMDEAKRLLAREQRAVTDVCYAVGYESLGSFSTRFRNLVGQSPSEYQRALRRVFPVPGLAVHRHVPACFLQFYGVKLF
- a CDS encoding NAD(P)H-dependent oxidoreductase, yielding MSIPEGPIQIAIVIGSARPGNFTSKVVALVADELRKDPHVEVDIIDPASMDLPMPGVRWDAPGTLDLQRRVNQAVGVILATPEYHGSFSSVIKLAIENMGFPSALAGKPVALLGVAAGAIGAIKSLESLRGIVSHVGGIALPMPVSIANVQTIFDEAGAVTDPNIERLIRKTATNLLSYIHNHICPRLTLERLLREGVATAVAG
- a CDS encoding ABC transporter permease — translated: MNRKDLRRMASRLTGLLGGGRRDAELTAELESHLEMMAEELECGGLDHQEARRVAALRLGGVEPVKERCRDQRGLPWLEALGQDLKYALRGLRRRPGFTVTAVACLALGIGAPAALFSVLNAVLLRRLPVAQPEQLVQLGFRGGEKLPKTLRWSTSGFNQLSLPHTMLGELRRGDTGLSELMAFVPLGFNRQSVTVISGGQPSTAGGEMVSGNYFRGLGVAPVLGRAIGDDDLRPGAPNVVVLSHGYWTRQFGRNASVLGRRITLNGQAFVVVGVAPQEFFGLNAALPPDFWVPLRRMPGLAPWGNSSPKAAGMFDDRTWWWCMMVGRLKPGVTREQAQARLDTQFRQAQMALEPGLKPEVAAGMELLDAGRGLDSLRRRLSKPLRLLFGATGLVLLIACANVATLLLARAAARQTETSVRMALGALRGRLIRQYLTESLLLALVGGGLGVVLAYWGSWGLLLLDGRGAQPLDLNVQPDGTVLGFCLGLSVLTGLLFGLAPALRATRAPSRIQTGVTMRVRRLALGPALVAGQVALSVLLLVGAGLFLRTLGNLEGQDLGFRTENVLVFSLNPPASAYDESRKLELYHRALEVIQPLPGVRSATSSGLALLSGWVNQSNVSTDGTAKPGEEEKSAHWNTIGPSFFETMQMRLIQGRGPDWADIRLRRRVAVVNTSFARRFFPGQNPVGHHFQMSAKYDPSEALEIIGVAGDAKYSTPQSETVLTAYIAYPAMPVVLGRMYFEVRTEGDPAAVLPAIRQALRGIDATLPLVEPITQKALLREQLSSERLFAVLCSVFGGVALVLVAVGLYGTLAYAVTRRTNEIGIRMALGAPRGHVLWMVLRESLVLIGVGAVLGLPAALAASGLIKSQIYGVKPADPLTLAATVGTLLFVGALASFVPARRAALIDPQVALRNE
- a CDS encoding PadR family transcriptional regulator — its product is MKDKNDVWQGTLALMVMKTLDMMGPQHGYGIARRIEQISDDLLSVNHGTLYPVLLKLEQEGSIASEWGVSENNRKARFYRLTEDGRKELTSEQNHWATTTSIMARFLSAPGENQ